The following coding sequences are from one uncultured Cohaesibacter sp. window:
- the prmC gene encoding peptide chain release factor N(5)-glutamine methyltransferase, with the protein MRLDQMIAKMSRSLSETGIETARLDARLLACHGLGLSETDVILQFDRILSLEEMAQLDALLVRRIEREPIAHILGHREFWGLDFKVTKDTLVPRPDSETLVAGVLEAIADKNAPMTIVDIGTGSGCLLLSLLSELPNAFGIGSDISPAALAIAKQNAQRLRLHERCAFVCASYADVFSENIDILISNPPYLAQEEMADLERDVADYDPVSALVSGETGLEAYEVLFSSIASWPHKPQIMAFEFGYRQAEAVQSVASKCGLLTHDGAKGNILKDLGGQNRVFLLDLMRF; encoded by the coding sequence ATGCGTCTTGATCAGATGATTGCAAAAATGTCCCGATCTCTGTCTGAAACCGGAATTGAGACGGCGCGGCTCGATGCGCGGTTGCTTGCCTGTCACGGGCTTGGATTGTCTGAGACAGACGTCATTTTGCAGTTTGATCGCATATTAAGCCTTGAAGAAATGGCCCAGCTTGATGCTCTGCTTGTGCGACGCATTGAGCGTGAGCCGATTGCACACATTCTGGGGCACAGGGAGTTTTGGGGGCTCGATTTCAAGGTTACCAAGGACACCTTGGTGCCAAGGCCGGATAGCGAAACGCTGGTGGCTGGTGTTCTTGAGGCTATCGCTGACAAGAATGCGCCTATGACAATCGTGGATATCGGCACGGGGTCTGGCTGTTTGCTGCTGTCCTTGCTTTCCGAATTGCCGAACGCATTCGGCATTGGTAGCGACATCAGCCCTGCTGCGCTTGCTATTGCGAAACAAAATGCTCAAAGGCTCCGGCTGCACGAACGATGTGCTTTTGTCTGCGCCAGCTATGCCGATGTTTTTTCTGAGAACATCGACATATTGATTTCCAACCCTCCGTATCTTGCTCAAGAGGAAATGGCAGATCTGGAGCGCGATGTGGCCGATTATGATCCTGTTTCTGCCCTTGTTTCAGGTGAGACTGGTCTTGAGGCTTATGAAGTCCTGTTTTCATCCATTGCTTCATGGCCCCATAAGCCGCAAATTATGGCGTTCGAGTTTGGATATCGTCAGGCAGAAGCAGTTCAATCGGTTGCAAGCAAGTGCGGATTGCTCACGCACGACGGGGCAAAAGGAAACATTTTGAAAGATCTGGGCGGTCAAAATCGAGTTTTCCTGCTGGATTTAATGCGGTTTTAG
- a CDS encoding DUF4167 domain-containing protein, translating into MRQSQKSSRTRSRGRKPSNPLSRSYDSNGPDVKIRGTASHIAEKYQSLARDALASGDMVMAENYYQHAEHYLRIIAAAQASSRDESRNMNNGGGDQPNVERHPRKPAPVPEITGDEPQPDVGDFANTAVEMEVAVLDETSEDAPAKPAAKRRAKVADADASNESDDGDEAKAPAQRRRRRTTYRSRKRTTDAENGGENGPAEDSPQPAVAAEE; encoded by the coding sequence ATGCGACAGAGCCAAAAAAGCAGCCGGACACGCAGTCGCGGGCGCAAGCCATCCAATCCGCTGTCCCGTTCTTATGATAGCAACGGTCCAGATGTGAAAATTCGTGGTACCGCAAGCCATATTGCAGAGAAATACCAGTCTTTAGCGCGCGATGCTTTGGCTTCGGGCGATATGGTGATGGCTGAGAACTATTACCAGCATGCTGAGCATTATCTTCGTATCATTGCTGCGGCTCAGGCTTCTTCGCGTGATGAATCTCGCAACATGAATAATGGTGGCGGTGATCAACCTAACGTAGAACGTCATCCGCGCAAGCCTGCTCCAGTTCCTGAGATTACTGGTGATGAGCCTCAGCCGGATGTGGGTGATTTTGCAAATACTGCCGTCGAGATGGAAGTTGCAGTGCTTGATGAGACTTCGGAAGACGCGCCAGCAAAACCTGCTGCAAAAAGGCGTGCCAAAGTAGCTGATGCTGATGCTTCAAATGAAAGCGACGATGGGGACGAAGCCAAGGCACCTGCGCAGCGTCGTCGCCGCCGTACTACCTATCGGTCGCGCAAGCGGACCACTGACGCTGAAAATGGCGGAGAAAATGGCCCTGCTGAAGATTCTCCTCAGCCAGCCGTTGCCGCTGAAGAGTAA
- a CDS encoding MOSC N-terminal beta barrel domain-containing protein, translating into MTISLTAIYRYPIKGFSPQSMTEAKITAGKPLPWDRAFAIENGESSFDPQEPSHLPKIHFLMLMKQPELAALKTSFSPETGEFTVKKDGKVVAEGNLFDAPSMQAVLDYLADYCNKPLRGTPRLLHAENFSFTDSKTQDITLINLASVRDLSKKAGIDLDPLRFRGNFYVDGALPWQEHDWVEKDISIGDLRFKVRKRTQRCAATNANPQTGERDTNIPKLLMENYGHCDCGIHLMPLDNGQLQKGAPLLIL; encoded by the coding sequence ATGACTATTTCGCTTACGGCAATCTATCGCTACCCGATAAAAGGCTTCTCGCCCCAATCAATGACAGAGGCAAAGATTACAGCCGGCAAACCTCTCCCTTGGGATCGCGCCTTTGCAATAGAGAATGGGGAAAGCAGCTTTGACCCGCAGGAACCAAGCCACCTGCCCAAGATTCATTTTCTAATGCTGATGAAGCAGCCCGAATTGGCGGCCCTCAAGACAAGTTTTTCTCCTGAGACGGGAGAATTCACCGTCAAGAAGGACGGAAAAGTCGTAGCTGAGGGCAATCTCTTTGACGCCCCCTCAATGCAGGCTGTGCTCGATTATTTAGCCGACTATTGCAACAAGCCCTTGCGCGGAACACCTCGCCTGCTGCACGCAGAGAATTTTTCTTTCACCGATTCAAAAACCCAGGACATAACGCTCATCAATCTGGCGTCAGTAAGGGATCTCTCTAAAAAGGCCGGAATTGATCTCGATCCATTGAGATTTCGCGGCAACTTCTATGTTGATGGCGCCCTGCCCTGGCAAGAGCACGATTGGGTGGAGAAAGACATCTCGATTGGCGATCTTCGTTTCAAGGTTCGCAAACGCACCCAAAGATGCGCAGCGACCAATGCCAACCCGCAAACGGGCGAGCGCGATACAAATATTCCCAAGCTACTGATGGAGAATTATGGCCATTGCGATTGCGGCATTCATCTGATGCCTCTGGATAATGGACAACTGCAAAAGGGTGCGCCTCTTCTCATTCTGTAA